From Corvus cornix cornix isolate S_Up_H32 chromosome 5, ASM73873v5, whole genome shotgun sequence, the proteins below share one genomic window:
- the LIN52 gene encoding protein lin-52 homolog isoform X3, with translation MAAPADGADLEASLLSFEKLDRASPDLWPEQLPGVAEFAASFKSPITSSPPKWMAELENDDIDMLKELGSLTTANLMEKVRGLQNLAYQLGLDESGKVCWQIWQVFDSW, from the exons ATGGCGGCTCCCGCGGACG GCGCCGACCTGGAGGCCTCGCTGCTGAGCTTCGAGAAGCTGGACCGCGCCTCTCCGGACCTGTGGCCCGAGCAGC TGCCCGGGGTTGCCGAGTTCGCCGCCTCCTTCAAAAGC CCCATTACAAGTTCTCCTCCCAAGTGGATGGCTGAATTAGAAAATGATGATATTGATATGTTGAAGG aGCTGGGGAGCCTCACTACAGCTAACCTGATGGAAAAAGTTCGTGGCCTGCAGAACCTGGCTTATCAGCTGGGACTGGATGAAT CTGGAAAAGTGTGTTGGCAGATTTGGCAAGTGTTTGACAGTTGGTGA
- the LIN52 gene encoding protein lin-52 homolog isoform X4 translates to MAAPADGADLEASLLSFEKLDRASPDLWPEQLPGVAEFAASFKSPITSSPPKWMAELENDDIDMLKELGSLTTANLMEKVRGLQNLAYQLGLDE, encoded by the exons ATGGCGGCTCCCGCGGACG GCGCCGACCTGGAGGCCTCGCTGCTGAGCTTCGAGAAGCTGGACCGCGCCTCTCCGGACCTGTGGCCCGAGCAGC TGCCCGGGGTTGCCGAGTTCGCCGCCTCCTTCAAAAGC CCCATTACAAGTTCTCCTCCCAAGTGGATGGCTGAATTAGAAAATGATGATATTGATATGTTGAAGG aGCTGGGGAGCCTCACTACAGCTAACCTGATGGAAAAAGTTCGTGGCCTGCAGAACCTGGCTTATCAGCTGGGACTGGATGAAT